AGTGTGTAGAAACTCGAATTCCAATTTTGTAAGGAGCAAACGGAAATGGGTTACAACTCCGATGTTACCTAACAATAAAATTATGGCGGTGTATAACCTTACTAAGAGTTGTAGTGTTGTGTAGCGCTGTTAAAAGAAGTAAGAGACTTGACAACAATTTTTTGAAACACGAATCACTCATGAAATATTATCCATGAGGAGTGGTAGGGAAATACTAAATTATATTCAACTAAATATACAAACAGTGTATCTGTGTAACTTAAGTGTACCAATCACTGCAGCATTTAAAATAGGTCTGACGAATGAGCGGtgtaaatcaatttaatatgTAAAATCTTCGTTAGGAAATGAACAAATATAGTATTTCGAAGCAAAATGTTGCTACGAGCATTTCATTATACTATGCTGAACTGGATTTTATTATTCCTATTCACAGTTTGCAAAGCAAAGAAAGCCGAAAATGATGCAGTACAGGAAGTAATATACTCAAATTCCATTCGAGCCCTGTCTGAACTTCGAGAGATTGAGAACTCCTATATGGAGCATTTGAACAACTATGTTAGCTTGCTgcaacaaaaaatcaaaactcTCACAATGtatgatatatattttaattgctcTCTTAAAACTAGAATGACATCGTAACTTTCACATAGTCTTATTAATTCTTTAACTCAGGATTATTTGGATCACAAGGTGGACCGATATAAATATGTGTCTGATCCCCTAAGTTCCTTTGGACTTGTAAGGCGGGCTCATGAAGATTGGCCCAAGTTGATTGCTTACTTAAGGGATCAAGGAAACATAAAAGGTGTGGATTATATTCAATTGATGCCCGTTTTCTCAATTTCAAGGGAACCTAAAAgtacatttttgtattttatcaCTAAAATAAGAAACACAGGCTATtggtttatttaaatattttgcagtGGATATCGGGGAAATGAATAAGCTAATCAATCGTATACCCAACGCAAATGATATGGAAGAGGCCCTAATGGGAATGGATAGAATAGAACACTTCTACGACCTGAAGTCATCGGATATGGCCCAGGGTCATGTGGCAGGTCAACAGCTAGGGTAAGATAACTTAGTTTTAACttagataataataataacaattctATAGTTCACGCATGTCAGCTTCCGACTGCTTGGCTTTAGCAGACTATTTGTACAAAAGATCAGAATTTAGACGTGCGGCTGAATGGTATCGACTATCTTTAAGTCTCCTTACCAaaccaaataataatattgcatttaaattctATGCTCCAAAAAGAAAAGAGCTTGAAAAAATGTTTGTCATAAGTCGGCTTCAAGAAGGCAAGTTCAAAAAATCAATAATATTGGTGTTTATATACAATTGTTTACCATCAGGTTCCGTTGCCAACTTAAGTGACTATCTGAAGGAACTCTCTCAAAACCCGAACAGTTCATTGGTGCATCTAAGGCCAAGGAAACCGCCCACTGTAATAGAACAGGGCTGCCAGGGAAAGTTTCCACCAGGACCTCAACTAGTGTGTCGCTATAATAGCACCACCACTCCATTTATGCGAATAGCTCCTCTGAAAGAGGAGGAGATTAGCAGAGACCCACTTATCTGGCTATATCACGACGTGATCTATGACAGTGAGATAGCTCAGTTGACGAATTTAACCCGAGAGGAGATGATTCTGGGCACCACCACAAACTATACAACTCCAGATCGGGTGAATCGCCTCTTCCACATCAAACTCACCGACGACGATGGCGGAAAGTTGGACAAAACATTGGTGAATCGTATGGCAGACATATCGGGCCTGGATGTGGGCAATACCACCACACTGGCCAGAATCAATTATGGACTTGGTGGTTATTTCCAAGAACACAGTGACTACATGGACATTAAGCTTCATCCGGCAAGTAACCTGTTGCATATAAgtgtatattatttataatgtCGCTAGATCATACACAACTATTAGGAACTGACTGAGGAAGGTGATCGACTAATGACATTCTTGTTCTACGTAAGTTCAAAAATTACACTCTATAGAAAATGAACTATTTAACTAATTGAACTCTTCTAGATAACCGACGTTCCAGTGGGTGGTGCCACAATCTTCCCTGGCGCCCAACTTGCTATTCAGCCGAAGAAAGGATCCGCTCTCTTTTGGTACAACCTCCACAATAATGGTGACCCAAATCCGTTGACCAGGCACGCCGTTTGTCCCACCATTGTGGGCAGCCGATGGGGTTGGTAATATCTCAGTTCTCAAGATGATTCTCACAATAGAATATCCCTTTTTTTAGTGCTAGTCAAGAGCATGTTGCACTACGAACAGATGTTCAAGAAGCCCTGCTACAAGtaaagaattcaaattttaaaaCGATTCACTTTTCTAAATCTACACAGATagcttttattgttattttaaatgcaaatgataTTGTGAAAAGCTTAGGTAATATCTTAAGTGGCATTATGAGCTGAATCTTTTATAAGATTCGCATTGGTAAAGTTAAAATATCTCTTAGGTTCATAGCTAATCGAATAAAAATGCTAGCCAGCTTATGATGAGCCACAATATGAGCCAAATGACTGGCTGGGTCATTATAATTATAAGTTTCAGTTCGATGGTTATTATCCCCTCAATTGACATCTTCCTTTCCATTTGCATTCGATGACTTACTGGGTGGCACGTAAAACCACCAGGCGCACGCAAAAAAGACCACGGATCCCAGTTTGCAGATTAGCGCCAATAGCCACATATATCTACGAGTATAGAAATTATGGGAAATTATAGTACTTAATACGTTTGTGAAGGTAAAGACCATAGAACTTACCGGCTGATATAGAAATTATCGTAGACCAGACAAGCTCCTCCGGCGTCCTTGTCGCAGGACTCTTGCCACAAAATGCAGGACTCGTCAATCAGGGCTCCGAAAATCAATGGAGCTGGTATGGTGCCCAGTAGTCGCACCTTTATCCACTGCAGACCCAGCGCAAAGGATCGCTGATCATCCTGAACACATCTGCAAACAAGAAGATATGGATATTTGAAAGTAAATaactaataaattattaataaataataattattaccTCAGTGTGGCCGACAGCGCGGGCATGGTGGCAAGAAACGTGAAGATCATCAGGATGAAGCAGAGCGCCACGAAGAGAGGCAGGGTCTGGCACGTGGACTCGCACTTCCGGTTGGTGGCATCAGGCCGGAAGTGGGGGGCTTCCGAGGACTGACTGCCCTCGTCCACCCAACCAACTTGCTCGATGCAACTGCAGTTGTGATAGCGCTTCTGGCTGTTCGCGTGATCCTCCTTAGCGCATCCTGCGTAGCATGGACTGTAGTACATGACGCCATCGACGCCACAGATGGGATCGTAGTTGGTGCGACTGCAGCCGCAGTTGGAATTGCAGCTTGCCACCAAGGCGGGAGAATCGCTACTGGCCTGCATTTTATAGCCCGTGGTGACGCCGGCGAACTTCGGATTCGGGCAAGAGACCAGGAAGCAGATGGTAAAGAGTGCTGCCACTGTGGTGGCCAACAGGCACATCTTGATGATTCCCCTGCAAGCCAGATTCCATTTCTTGACCAAGTAGCCACCGAGAAAGGTGCCACCGCCTCCAGCAGGCACCGTGATCAGACCCATCACCAAAGCCGAATACATGGGCGAAATGCTGAACTGATTCTCGATCTGCTTGGGCAGGAAGGCGGCGAATCCGGCTATCACCAGACCCTCCGTGGCTCCGGCCAGGTTCAGGAAAAAGAAGGTGGGATTAGCCAGCAGGCTGAGCACCGCACGTGGCAGTCCCCTGACCACTTTACTGGAGTCATCCACCTCCGATATGGTGGCATGTGCCTCCGAGACCCTTTCCAGCTGTAGCTTCTCCGCGCCGGGAAGCAACTTGGGATACCCGAATATGGGCAGGGCGATGAGCAGACAAATGGCGGATGCAAAAATGAAGCCCAGCCACCAGGCACCAATCCACACCTTGCTGTCGCTGGTCAGGCTGAGTCTGCAGGGGGTCAAGATTGACTCAATTATAAAGGATCTAGCTTACTAAGGTGATTATTAGTTTAAATCGATTAAAGTATTCAAATCAAAAGCCA
This genomic stretch from Drosophila mauritiana strain mau12 chromosome 2L, ASM438214v1, whole genome shotgun sequence harbors:
- the LOC117142268 gene encoding prolyl 4-hydroxylase subunit alpha-1, yielding MLLRAFHYTMLNWILLFLFTVCKAKKAENDAVQEVIYSNSIRALSELREIENSYMEHLNNYVSLLQQKIKTLTILINSLTQDYLDHKVDRYKYVSDPLSSFGLVRRAHEDWPKLIAYLRDQGNIKVDIGEMNKLINRIPNANDMEEALMGMDRIEHFYDLKSSDMAQGHVAGQQLGSRMSASDCLALADYLYKRSEFRRAAEWYRLSLSLLTKPNNNIAFKFYAPKRKELEKMFVISRLQEGSVANLSDYLKELSQNPNSSLVHLRPRKPPTVIEQGCQGKFPPGPQLVCRYNSTTTPFMRIAPLKEEEISRDPLIWLYHDVIYDSEIAQLTNLTREEMILGTTTNYTTPDRVNRLFHIKLTDDDGGKLDKTLVNRMADISGLDVGNTTTLARINYGLGGYFQEHSDYMDIKLHPELTEEGDRLMTFLFYITDVPVGGATIFPGAQLAIQPKKGSALFWYNLHNNGDPNPLTRHAVCPTIVGSRWVLVKSMLHYEQMFKKPCYK
- the LOC117142275 gene encoding solute carrier organic anion transporter family member 4A1 translates to MSEATIELDSSTAVAPKCSNVNNNNSARSSRVGSASSGPDSDAECQRFGWCGWNPAWLQRFCTAKWALFWLCWGGALQGLIVNGLINVSISTIERRFGLRSRQMGLVASGYDLASFACLVPVTYYGGRRGASKPRFIAIGLIVMGMGSLVFLLPNFLVGNYRATIAEANVCEPTGLPFNSNSSQSMTACELNAMGEGQGENLTWTVWLFLAAQLLHGAGASPLFTLGVTYIDENVSKKMSSVYLGIYYTMATVGPAIGYVFGGQLLLIYTDWMTVDPVQLSLTSDSKVWIGAWWLGFIFASAICLLIALPIFGYPKLLPGAEKLQLERVSEAHATISEVDDSSKVVRGLPRAVLSLLANPTFFFLNLAGATEGLVIAGFAAFLPKQIENQFSISPMYSALVMGLITVPAGGGGTFLGGYLVKKWNLACRGIIKMCLLATTVAALFTICFLVSCPNPKFAGVTTGYKMQASSDSPALVASCNSNCGCSRTNYDPICGVDGVMYYSPCYAGCAKEDHANSQKRYHNCSCIEQVGWVDEGSQSSEAPHFRPDATNRKCESTCQTLPLFVALCFILMIFTFLATMPALSATLRCVQDDQRSFALGLQWIKVRLLGTIPAPLIFGALIDESCILWQESCDKDAGGACLVYDNFYISRYMWLLALICKLGSVVFFACAWWFYVPPSKSSNANGKEDVN